The Onthophagus taurus isolate NC chromosome 2, IU_Otau_3.0, whole genome shotgun sequence genome includes a window with the following:
- the LOC139429030 gene encoding uncharacterized protein, translated as MIQVLLNVIFWAKQLIYYILLLSYGTGKGIFYGLVYICEVCGQTLNVLKTLLIVMLEDFHLFLNDVTSSGKSIISGLITTVDLLINSIILSLESVATMLSGVYGCFGGIVTLTEKLFVNLGTICLKFKELLILFGSGVWFILEYIPYFLNNMLVLPVVLIDLIIQNIIKFTTYSIFKARSTIKAIILFIFDVPLEAFGGLLFIICIIYLVMKFHLFLTRLIVSYVRKMLTLCLKIFKVKLKRNINESHHSESSDHYCVICQDRKKCVLILPCKHLCLCNECSKTINFYNRRCPICRAYAERTMRVYT; from the coding sequence ATGATTCAagtattattaaatgttatattttggGCGAAacagttaatttattatatcctATTGTTAAGCTACGGGACAggaaaaggaattttttatgGGCTTGTGTATATATGTGAAGTTTGTGGACAAACCTTAAATGttctaaaaactttattaattgtaatgTTAGAAGACTTTCACCTGTTTCTTAACGATGTTACATCGAGTGGAAAGAGTATAATTTCTGGATTGATTACGACTGTggatttattgataaattcaattattttaagtttagaAAGTGTTGCAACGATGCTATCTGGTGTGTACGGATGTTTTGGAGGAATTGTGACTTTAACAGAGAAGTTGTTTGTTAATTTAGGAACgatatgtttgaaatttaaagaACTGCTTATATTGTTTGGTTCAGGAGTTTGGTTTATTTTAGAATATATcccttattttttaaacaatatgtTGGTACTTCCTGTTGTATTGattgatttaattattcagaatattatcaaatttacCACATATAGTATATTTAAAGCTAGGTCAACAataaaagcaataattttatttatttttgatgttccATTAGAAGCTTTCGGTGggttattgtttataatatgCATCATATACCTTGTAATgaagtttcatttatttttaaccagATTAATTGTTTCATATGTACGAAAAATGTTGACATTGTGCctaaaaatctttaaagtaaaactaaaacggAACATAAATGAATCACATCACTCTGAATCTTCTGATCATTACTGTGTAATTTGTCAGGATAGAAAGAAATGTGTACTAATTTTACCTTGTAAACATTTGTGCCTTTGTAATGAGtgctcaaaaactataaatttttataatagaaGGTGTCCTATTTGTAGAGCTTATGCAGAACGTACTATGAGAGTTTATACAtag
- the LOC111428794 gene encoding glucose dehydrogenase [FAD, quinone]-like yields the protein MCFWLLKSLTIISLLKIIEIKGFLPINYDFIVVGSGSAGSVIASRLSENPKWKVLLLEAGTEPTDLTDIPALCATFQFTDYNWGYLMEEQENMCLGLQDKRMHWPRGKALGGSTIINYMMHIRGNHLDFDRWSENGNEGWSYEELLPLFKKSEDSFVRVQDQEYRNKGGEIGVEDVAFRTKSAEAFVEAMQEYGYKYVDYNGATQMGVSWVQATTRRGKRENAKKTFLDKAKYRPNLTVITSARVNKIVFVDGGNGKLKAQGVEFIKSGIKFYAKANKEIIISAGTLNSPQILMLSGIGPKDHLNSLGIPVLKDLPVGRKLYDHLTFLGLPFTVNGTDVTLNYDDLYDPRSMVEYLLNGEGPLTTLGGVEALGIVKTNVSDDCNPTYPDIELIFLGGSLHSDKGDIYRKTLRVTDEVYNTVWGSLEGKQVFSIMPMLYHPKSYGKIELESKNPFARPKCYGNYFTDKNNFDVKTFIASIRLVQDIVKMPAFQKYNATLVDTKIPGCEMHVFNTDEYWECALRHLSVTLHHQVATCKMGNNTDPEAVVDDTLKVYGTENLRVADASIIPEPITAHTSVPTFMIGEKLAEIIKKIY from the exons ATGTGTTTTTGG ttGCTAAAAAGTTTAACCATCATCtccttattaaaaataatcgaaataaaaGGATTCTTaccaattaattatgattttatcgTCGTTGGATCTGGTTCTGCCGGATCTGTTATAGCATCTCGATTATCAGAAAATCCAAAATggaaagttttattattagagGCAGGTACAGAACCTACAGACTTAACTGATATTCCAGCTTTATGCGCTACTTTTCAATTCACCGATTATAACTGGGGTTATTTAATGGAAGAACAAGAAAATATGTGTTtag GATTGCAAGATAAACGAATGCATTGGCCCAGAGGAAAAGCACTCGGTGGAagcacaataattaattacatgATGCACATAAGAGGGAATCATTTAGATTTCGATCGATGGTCTGAAAATGGCAATGAAGGTTGGTCTTACGAAGAATTGCTtccgttatttaaaaaatccgaAGACTCATTTGTGAGAGTACAAGATCAAGAATATAGAAATAAAGGCGGTGAAATTGGGGTTGAAGATGTcgcttttagaacaaaatcgGCTGAAGCTTTCGTGGAGGCGATGCAAGAATACGGTTATAAATATGTTGATTATAACGGGGCGACTCAAATGGGGGTTTCTTGGGTTCAAGCTACCACTAGGAGAGGAAAACgagaaaatgcaaaaaaaacgtttttagaTAAAGCTAAATATAGACCAAATTTAACGGTTATTACATCGGCAagagttaataaaattgtttttgtagaTGGAGGAAATGgcaaa ttgaaAGCTCAAGGTGtcgaatttattaaaagcggAATCAAATTTTACGCCAAAGCAAATAAGGAAATAATCATAAGCGCAGGAACTTTGAATTCGCCACAAATCTTAATGTTATCGGGAATTGGTCCAAAAGATCATTTAAATTCTTTAGGAATTCCAGTACTTAAAGATCTTCCTGTTGGTAGAAAACTCTACGATCATTTAACATTCTTAGGATTACCATTTACGGTGAATGGAACAGACGTAACGCTAAATTACGATGATTTGTACGATCCAAGATCAATGGTGGAATATCTATTAAATGGTGAAGGACCTTTAACAACCTTGGGTGGAGTTGAAGCTTTAGGAATAGTTAAAACAAATGTTTCGGATGATTGTAATCCGACTTATCCGGATATAGAACTTATTTTTTTGGGTGGCAGTTTACATTCGGATAAGGGGGACATTTATAGGAAAACTTTGCGTGTTACTGATGAGGTTTACAATACAGTTTGGGGCTCTTTAGAAGGAAAACAAGTGTTTAGTATAATGCCGATGTTATATCATCCGAAATCTTATGGAAAAATCGAATTAGAATCGAAAAATCCTTTCGCAAGGCCGAAATGTTACGGAAATTATTTCAccgataaaaataattttgatgtcAAAACGTTTATTGCAAGTATAAGATTAGTTCaag atatcgtTAAAATGCCTGCttttcaaaaatacaatgCAACCCTTGTGGATACAAAAATTCCAGGATGTGAAATGCATGTTTTTAATACCGACGAATATTGGGAATGTGCTTTGAGACATTTATCGGTTACGTTACATCATCAAGTTGCAACTTGTAAAATGGGAAATAATACGGATCCTGAGGCGGTCGTCGATGatactttaaaagtttatgGAACGGAAAATTTAAGGGTTGCTGATGCAAGTATTATTCCGGAACCAATAACCGCACATACGAGTGTCCCAACTTTTATGATCGGAGAAAAATTAGCtgaaatcatcaaaaaaatttattaa
- the LOC111428793 gene encoding glucose dehydrogenase [FAD, quinone]-like, with amino-acid sequence MITLNIKIVILIITLCKTNSQITFNANFSLNFNYYHTFFDYVIVGSGAAGSVVASRLSENPNLNILVLEAGIEPIKLVDIPAICATFQFTDYNWGYLMEEQENMCLGLQDKRMHWPRGKVIGGSTVINYMIHIRGNRLDFDRWAKNGNKGWSYTDVLPLFKKSEDCSVERQDKEFRNIGGELGVQDVAYRTKSAEAFVEAMQEYGYKYVDYNGESQIGVSWIQATTRRGKRESATRAFLDVARRRSNLRIISEARAEKVVFYEQKEQNDKLKAHGVEFYKNGQKYIARATKEVILSAGALNTPQILMLSGIGPKNHLDELEIPVLKDLPVGRKLYDHLAFLGLMFTMDGSDLTINYDEWFESNTILRYIIWGDGPLSGIGGVEALGIVKTRLSDDPDPNFPDIELIFLGGNLASDRGDVFRKSFRISDEVYDAYYKPLEGKQAFTIIPMLYHPKSYGKIELKSRNPFARPKFYGNYFTDKDNFDVKTLITGIRLAQEIVSMPAFQKYNSTIVSRKVPGCEYFVFNSDEYWECALRHLSVTLHHQVATCKMGNTTDPEAVVDDTLTVYGTENLRVADTSIIPEPITAHTNIPAFMIGEKLADIITRI; translated from the exons atGATTACTCTT aacatcaaaattgtcatattaataataactttatgtAAAACTAATTCccaaataacttttaatgcaaatttttcgttaaattttaattattaccaCACTTTTTTCGATTATGTAATCGTTGGATCTGGAGCAGCTGGTTCTGTTGTAGCATCTCGTTTATCGGAAAACCCAAATTTGaacattctagttttagaAGCTGGAATTGAACCAATTAAATTAGTTGATATACCAGCTATTTGCGCTACCTTTCAATTCACCGATTATAATTGGGGTTATTTAATGGAAGAACAAGAAAATATGTGTTTAG gattACAAGATAAACGAATGCATTGGCCCAGAGGAAAAGTAATCGGAGGATCAACAGTCATTAATTACATGATTCATATAAGAGGAAATCGTTTAGATTTTGATAGATGGGctaaaaatggtaataaagGCTGGTCGTATACAGACGTACTCCCACTGTTCAAAAAATCCGAAGATTGTTCCGTTGAAAGGCAAGATAAAGAATTTAGAAATATCGGAGGTGAACTTGGTGTTCAAGATGTTGCTTATCGAACGAAATCTGCTGAAGCTTTTGTTGAAGCTATGCAAGAATACGGGTATAAATACGTCGATTATAACGGAGAAAGTCAAATAGGGGTATCTTGGATTCAAGCCACTACAAGAAGAGGTAAACGAGAAAGTGCTACGAGAGCTTTTTTAGATGTCGCCAGAAGAAGAAgtaatttaagaattatttcGGAAGCTAGAGCTGAAAAAGTAGTTTTTTATGAACAGAAAGAGCAGAATGATAAA ttaaaagCTCATGGtgttgaattttataaaaacggtCAAAAATACATAGCAAGAGCAACCaaagaagtaattttaagCGCGGGAGCTTTAAATACTCctcaaattttaatgttatccGGAATTGGaccaaaaaatcatttagatGAATTAGAAATTCCAGTACTTAAAGATCTTCCTGTTGGTAGAAAACTTTACGATCATTTAGCATTTCTTGGACTCATGTTTACAATGGATGGGTCTGATTTGACCATAAATTATGATGAGTGGTTCGAGAGTAATACAATTTTACGATATATTATTTGGGGAGATGGTCCATTATCGGGTATTGGTGGAGTGGAAGCTTTAGGAATAGTTAAAACGAGACTTTCCGATGATCCCGATCCAAATTTTCCGGATATAGAACTTATTTTTCTAGGCGGAAATCTTGCTTCAGATAGAGGGGATGTTTTTCGAAAATCATTTAGAATTTCTGATGAAGTTTACGATGCATATTATAAGCCGCTAGAAGGTAAACAAGCTTTTACCATCATACCGATGTTGTATCATCCAAAATCTTATGGAAAAATCGAGTTGAAATCGAGAAATCCTTTCGCAAGACCAAAATTTTATGGGAACTATTTTACTGATAAGgataattttgatgttaaaactttaataactGGAATAAGATTAGCTCAAG aaattgTATCGATGCCGGCATTCCAAAAATACAACTCAACAATTGTAAGTAGAAAAGTTCCAGGGTGTGAAtactttgtttttaattctgaTGAATATTGGGAATGTGCTTTGCGACATTTATCGGTAACTTTGCATCATCAAGTGGCTACTTGCAAAATGGGAAATACTACAGATCCGGAAGCGGTTGTTGATGATACTTTAACGGTTTACGGAACAGAAAATTTAAGAGTTGCTGATACAAGCATCATTCCTGAACCAATAACAGCTCATACAAACATTCCAGCTTTTATGATAGGTGAAAAATTAGCTGATATTATAAcgagaatataa